The Vitis riparia cultivar Riparia Gloire de Montpellier isolate 1030 chromosome 3, EGFV_Vit.rip_1.0, whole genome shotgun sequence genome segment attagaggtaatctaatatcttggaagagtaagaaacaagatatagtggccagatctagcgctgaagccgagtatcgagctatggctctggcaacatgtgaactcatatggttgagacatcttcttcaagagttgagatttggaaaggatgaacagatgaaacttatctgtgataaccaggccgcattacatattgcatccaatccagtctttcatgaaaggactaagcatattgaagttgactgtcacttcattagagagaagatcgcatcaggatgtgttgctacaagttttgttaattcaaatgatcaactagcagacatcttcactaaatctctcaaaggtcctatgattaaatacatttgtaacaagcttgatgcatatgacatatatgctccagcttgagggggagtgttgaatataatgtatatatagtgtacagtctttcctttttaatatagtTAGTTCTCCTaggcttgtatatatatatatatatacttctcaattgtaagtagtcaatcatatgaatgagaattaaggttttcttctctctctcttaacacAGGCCATCAGATGGGATCCCTGTGGAAAACCTAGGTTTCATCTGCACTATAATACCATCCTTTGATATTTGATGGTATCATCTTCATAAGAATCAGAGCACTCTTGCCTCCTTGAGTTCTAAAGCTTATCAAGttatactaaatttaaaaaaaaaatggtattctAGTAAAGATTTGGGATTAAGAATTCATTCGCAGATATAATAAATGCCTTGGAATTTGGTTCAGGTTTCCTGTTTATGTGGGACATTTGGGTTGTATTAGGAAACTAGTATCTCTAAGCCAAGCAATAATTGACACAAAGACATGGTGAATACTAATGTCTATTGAAAATATAGCAAGCTAGGATATGAATTCACTACCACAAGGTAAATGATTACACCTCGCTCATTCAGGCTTGCAACTAAATTCATGGAGGATAAGACCAAGCTTTGAGGATAGAACTAACCTGTGAAGAAATAAACTCATGCTAAAAACCAGAGGTGCATGATCACTAAGCAACTGGTAAGGcaactattttatataaataatgttTTCATCAGGGTCATCACCATCACCCTCCCAGTCATCATCTTGAGGTAGATCAGATGATTCGGATGGTTGATCCTGGCTTCCTGCCatctttttctcattctttatCCTATCCAATATTGCAATCACCTGAAAGGGGAAAAATCAAAAGATCAATCAGTATTGGCAAACAAACGCAATTctattttcttccaatttttggTTTTGAGCTAAGATTAGTTTCTGTAATTTTACTTAcctacttcatttttttttccaacaccAAGTTGatgataaaagttatttttcgcATTATCTTCATTTACATTTGCTTTATTTAATCATTCCCTTAGTATAATTTCAACaatagataatttttaatttttcatttatgacctttataattttataataaaaattaatttaatagcaCTTATAACTTATTTATATGTACTAAAAATATGAGTAGTTTAATGTTGGGATAAGTAGGCTTAAACCCTTGAGATATGGCCTAATTATACATAGACttcaaaagttttgaaattCATTGGCTGGTGCTCTTCTAGATTGGATCAATGCATGAAAGTTACTTTTCTACTTGCTGGATAATTTTATCCCTGACATTTCTATaattcttgtaaaaaaaaaacaaaaaaaaattttaaatttggttaGAGAACATGAATGTTGTTTACTTgagattgtaaatttatttatttatttttattgaaaatgactttaaaatgttttccttttgaaaattagaaactaATAATTTACTCCTAAGTTCATGCTTTGCTGACCCAGTAAAATGAACATAAAACTGAAAGTAAGTTTATTGTCAAACAATTTGCtgatacaatttttaaaattggtatAATTTAGAGATGTTCCATGCATGATTCATTCCACCATGGAAAAACTAAACTTTATGGAATCAACAAGAAGATTAAGCCAAAAGTAAAGTTTATGGAATCAATAGAAAGATCTAAGGCAATTGTGGCATCATGAGAAAACAAGTGAATTAAATTGTAATTCTATAAAGCCAGATGCAACGGGAAGACCAATCTTCAAATTGCTATAATGTGGGATTTCTTCCCTTCTGGCCACAATTTGTTGTTCTGAATTGTCAACTGAATTTGGGCAGCAGTGGActtcaaattttgtattattacTCCAACACTGTCCAAATTTCACTTTGTCCTAATGTTATGCTAAGATTTTGGTCCTTTTGACTTgagatttcttcaattctctcaatACTTGGGAACTTTGGCATTTTGAAGGAGAAATCATTGTTTTCTTGTCCAAAATTGCAGTGACCCATACGTTTAGTAAGACAAAAGGGGATGTCAGATGACCTCATGTGACTAGAAATTGGAAGGAAGCAGGAATGATACATAGAATTTTGAGTTCTTGATGCCCAAGTTAGCTGAAGACCCTTGTCTGAGTTGGGAGACCTTTGTCCACGTTGATAGCTCAAATGTAACTAACCACTATATGATTCATAACTGACCACACAAATAACATACCACATGGGACCACGAGGGTTGTGTCAAACATGGGAATGCCCACACAGATAGTGGAGCCTAAAAATAATGGGAAAGGGTGGTAATTTTGgaatataattatgaaaaaataaagaggatGATGTTTTACTGCTACATCCATTTGTCAGCATATACTCATTTGACATGAATGACCAAATTTTAAATGGATGAAAGACTAGAGATAAAATTTTCATGCAGATGGGCACTCTAACTTGCCAGCACTCATTAAGAGACACCACTAAAATGTATAGGTTGAGGGGATCAGAGAGTCTCCATACGATCATATTTGAGGTCCTGGACTTCAATTATAGCATATTAAAAGGTATCCAATCTCAGTAAATAGCTTAAAATGGCAACCCTATGATGATGCCTGGTCCTGGAAGTGCAATGTCTGTAACATCCCATATACAGATCACTGACAGTTCATATAATGTGGATAACATTTAGGGGCACATCCTATATGAGATGTGTAAGGCATGTTCGATGCATGGCTATGGCCACTACAGCATATGCTTTGAAGTGCATTTACAATTCAGAagcaggaaaaaaaattaatggaatgtacttaaaaggaaaacatggaCATGGGATTGATTTTAACCAGCTAATGAAGAAATCAGActtaatgaaaaaagaaagagaaataagaATCAGAAAAAAGAATGTGAGAAGAAACTGCCTAACAATATAGAGTAATTTTTAGAACATaaagaatataatttatatgaaaaaaaaagtatctatAAGAGGGAAAAAATAGATGAGTTTTTACCCTGCTTCCTCGCTCTAGAGACTCATCCTCTACGAAGCGTATCTCTGGAGTTAGCCGCAGCTTCATACGCCTCCCCAACTCACTTCGAACATATTTAGCCTTTGACTTCAAACCAGCAATGGCGACCTCCTTTCCTTTCTCATCCCCAAAAACAGATACATAAACTTTAACCACCTATGAGCAAGGAAAGAACAGTAacatgaaaaccaaaaaaattgtaacatcaTAACCTCGTTCTTGCTGAAAGAGAACTATTCTGCAAACTCTATTAGAGAAATCAACATAAAGGAAATGACAACTCTAGTTaggatgggaaaaaaattaactttccCACCAGTATCATAAATGGGACAACAGCAGGTAGACATAAAACTCATACTCATAGCTTCTTGGACACAACAACAGTCTCACGGCCATTGATGTCTTTTATCTCATCCATTAGATTAATCATTCCATTGGATGGTGATGAAGAAATGTAGCAAATGATCCACAAAGAAGGCAAAAACTTTCATGGCAACAGTGTGTGAACAATCAAAAACAGTTCCCAAGCATAAATATTGTCAAAATTCCAAGAAACTCAAACAATGTGTGTATAGTGGAACCATGACATGACTGCACCAGGTTGCTATCTCAAATATTAATGGAACCatagagaaaaaagaaacatatttCTGAGAATGAATCTTTGGGAAaggttttttgtcttcttcaCCTAGTTTTTTTGGTGTTCTGATTGTATACTTTGTGTTTACTGTTTTCTCCATTTCTAGGCGCTTCTAATACAAGCTCtacttacctatcaaaaaaaaaaaaaaaaagaatctttgtggaaacaaaataaatcaGCATAACTGTGTGCAGATTTTCCAGTTGCTTTGATGATTTGTACCCACTGCTCGTCGATACCTATTTATCTATATGCCCccttcatgatttttttttctctttcataatCAGGAAGGTGATTGCATTGAAACATTTTTGTTGATAAAAAAGAGAGAGCTGGCTAGTCTTTTTGTTGGAACTAATCATCATGAACATCTTAGACATTAGGACTACTGGGTCATAATAGACCCTCCTTCCCCCAAAAATTATCCAGGAATCAACATACATCTGTAAATAATTGGACAGAACAAATtgctataaataaaaaaaaaaatcaagtatatATAGTTCCATCATCATTTCAAAAGAAACAATTTTATCGACTACTACATGACGCCAAATGAAACTAGCTAATATAATTATGTCTCTCAGCCAATCTTGAGGTTTCTGAGTAATTGAATTGTTCTCATTCTCAGAGAAATTTTAGCAGCCAAGCAAGATTTCTAACAAGAACATAAAAAATCCACCTCAAGTATTCCCACCATATATAGAGCAAAGCTACTTTCCTTACCATCAAACTGGATATACcaatttcatcatttcttctagAAATAATGGTATAAACTCAACTGGTGTACTGTTGTGCTTTTTTGCACTTCTAATACATTCTCTtacttatcaaataaataaataaaggtatTAACTCAACTTGCacactaattttcaaaatttatttccatcatttGCCTAACTTCTCACTCATTCATAATCTGAAAACCTAGGTCCAGCACCACCCACATAATCTTGAGAACTGTGCTCACCCCCCAGATCAAATTAGACACAACTTATGCCATCACAAAAAAGCGATgcaatcagttttttttttttggttggacAATTACTGtacaatttttcttattattctcAAGATACCCCCAATATTTCCACAACCATGCCCTCACACTTCTTCCCATAAGTTTTGCATTTTTCTATCCCACCATTTTAGTCACGCAATTTCAAAAAAGGGCCACTGACTCCATACTATTCACGATAAATCTAACCCCCCAAGTAAATTCAACCGAAAACACACTTAAAATGGACCAAAATGCATCCACAAAAGTGAAAAAGAAGATTTCAGTTCAACATGAAATTTATATACAGCAAGATGGTAGATAAAATATTCCTGAGTTATCATGCTACACCGATCCTTACTAAGAATTATCATGCTATCATCCCGGTTAATTGAATAATTACactaaaaatcatataatacCAGTGAGTTCATCACTCAAATTCAAACATATTTCAGCAAAGTTAAACACTACCACATTCACGATCAAAACCCATCCCCTCATTCCGAAAATTCGAAACTCAATCACTCATTGACacgaaaaaatcaaataaaataagcaatagAAATCAACatcgaaaaataaaaaaatctcgaCCTATGAAATCATCACAAAATCACCTGCAAATCAGCGGAGACTTCGACATCGCTGATAGTGGTGAGAGAGGAGAGATAGCGATCCGCGCCGAGAGCCGCCTCCGGAAGAACAGCGAACTGCAAAACCTTATCGGTGAGAAGCAT includes the following:
- the LOC117911916 gene encoding probable ribosome-binding factor A, chloroplastic; its protein translation is MLHLSLYHRHAPLPHHHRRSSSITTSTTKSCPLSRRTLSTAMEVHVAGPHQIATVRCMANQRRVKMVAKQIRRELSDMLLTDKVLQFAVLPEAALGADRYLSSLTTISDVEVSADLQVVKVYVSVFGDEKGKEVAIAGLKSKAKYVRSELGRRMKLRLTPEIRFVEDESLERGSRVIAILDRIKNEKKMAGSQDQPSESSDLPQDDDWEGDGDDPDENIIYIK